GGCCGAGGCCATCGTCGCTGCGCAGATCCGTTAGGGCGTCCATCGATAGAGCCATGTCTCGCTTACTGGTTTACCTGATGCCTCGAGAACGAGGCGTATTTCGCACGAAGTCTCGCTACCTGGATCGAATTCGAACAAGACCCGGAAAACCTTAAAATCCCTGTAGCGGAAAGTCCGGATCAATGTGATCGTTCCCGGCTGGATGCTCAAGCTCGGTTTTATATCCTGGCCCTGAATTTGATCGGCAAGAATGTCGCCCGTGAATTCGACAATGAAACGCCGCCGACGCTGAGCGAGACCGCGGCCGGAATAGGATCCGGTGGCGACGGCCAAGGACGGGCGTTCGGGAGGGCTCCAACACCAAAACTGCCGATAGGCGAAAGAAGTTTCGCTGCCTGCCGCCAAAGTTTGTTTGGGCCGCCAATAGGTGATGATGTTGTCATTGGCTTCGGTCTCGGTCGGAATTTCGAGGAGCTGCATACCGCCCGAACTCCAGTCGCCGATCGGCTCGATCCATAGCGAGGGACGTTGCTCCCAATGCTGGTCGTCATCCTGGTACCGCTCGAAATCGCGGTCGCGTTGCAGGAGGCCGAAGCCGCGCGGCTTGTCGTCGACGAAGGTCGATATTTGCAAGGTCTCCCGATTGGCGACCGGCCGCCAAATCCATTCGCCGGTCCCAGTCAGCATTTGCAAGCCGCCGACCTCGCTGACATTGGGCCGCAGATCATCCGACCGGCGCCGGTCGATCGAGCCTAAAAGATGCGTGGCGCTCATCGTGGCGAGACCGAAATGGTCGACCACCGTGCGCGCGAACAAGGTGCATTCGGTGTCGATGATCGTCGCCTCGCCCGGCCTTACGGTAAAGCGGTAGGAGCCGGTCAGGCTCTCCGAATCGATGATCGCGTGGATGACAATTGCATCGACAGCCAGCGCCGGGCGTTCGATCCAGACCGCGCGAAACGCCGGAAATTCTTCGCCGCGCGGATCGCCCGTCTTGATCGACAGCGCCCTTGCCATTGTGCCTGGATTTTGCCCGCGCGCCATGGCCCGGAAGAAACTGGCGCCCTGGAAGACGGCGATCTCGGAAAATGCATCCGTTCCCTGGGCCGCCTCGACCTTGAAGCCCGAGAATCCCATATCGCCGAGATTGGGCGGGACGGCGAGCTTGCCGAAATCATACAGATTCTGATCATAGATAACGCGGCGCGACTGACCCTGGGCAACGAGATTGATCGTCATGGGCGTCGAAAAAATAAAACCCCGGTGCAAGGGCACCAGCGCGAAGCCGACATTCTCCGCTGCCCAGATCTTCGCGGACGGTTTGCTGCGAATGGTCACATATTGTTCGTAAGTGAGGCCGCGCAAGGACTCGGGCAGGTCGCTGCTCGCCGCCTTAAACGGCTGTTTTGACAGATTTCTGGCTGTTTCCGTGACCAGCCCGGCCTCGAAAGGGGTAGGGTCTGACAAAGCGAAGCTTTGAGCCGGCTCTTGGGCCAAGGCTGGGGATGCGCCGAAGCCGGCGAGGCCCGACGCGTCCAAGCGCGCAGCCTGCTGCACCGCTAGGCTGCCGAGAGCGAATTTGAGTACGTCCCGACGCTCGAACATAACCTAACCGGCGGACCTGGGCTGTACCGCTTTACTATATGATTTGACGGAAGTTCAGATGACAATCGGTCGCAAAACCGAGGGGTATTTTCGCGCCATGCCATCTGAGAAGGGTTTATTTTATCTATAACCTAATTTTGGCCGCGACGGGATGTGTTTTCACTCATTAGATAAGCTTTCACCACATGATCATGGCGAAAGCCCGGCCGTAACCACGAGGACCGCGACTATTCATGAATTCTGAGCCGACGTCGAAACGAACATGCCTCGCCGTGGTCCTCGCGGCAGGCGAAGGCACGCGCATGAAGTCGTCGAAGCCGAAAGTGCTGCATGCGCTCGCGGGACGCTCCATGCTGGCGCATGTGCTCGCGGCGCTCGCGGCGGCCGAGGTCGATCACGTCGCGGTGGTGGTCGGCCCAGGGCATGAGGCGGTCGAGGCCGAGGTGCAAAAACTGAAGCCCGGAGCGGAAATTTTCCTGCAAACCGAGCGCCGCGGGACAGCGCATGCGGTCTTGGCGGCGCGGCAGGCGATCGCCCGCGGCTATGACGATCTCCTCGTCGTCTTTGCTGACACGCCGCTGGTGCGCGGCGAGACTTTTCTGGCGATGCGCCGGGCGCTGGCCGATTACCACGCTGCCGTCGTCGTGCTCGGCTTCGAGCCGGAGGATCCGACGGGCTACGGACGGCTGATCCGCGAGAATGGTGAACTCGTCGCGATCCGCGAGGAAAAGGACGCGAGCGAGGAAGAGCGCGAGATCGGCCTTTGCAACGCCGGCCTCATGGCCTTCGGCGGGCATGGCGCCTTGAAGCTTCTCGACGCTATCGGCAATACCAATGCCAAGAATGAATATTACCTGACCGATGCCGTTGCCGTCGCAAGGGCGCATGGCGTCCTGGCCGCCGTTTTCGACGTGCCGGCCGACGAAGTCCTCGGCGTCAATGATCGCTTCCAGCTCTCGGTGGCCGAATCCTACCTGCAGGAACGTCTGCGCCTCGCAGCTATGCAAGCCGGCGTGACGATGCGTGAACCGACGAGCGTTTATTTCTCTTTCGATACGGTGCTTGGCCGCGACGTCACCATCGAGCCGCATGTCGTTTTCGGACCGGGCGTCACCGTTGCCGAGGGGGCTTCAATCCTGGCCTTTTCGCATCTCGAAGGGGCGAGCGTCGGGCCGAATGCCATCGTCGGTCCCTTTGCGCGGCTGCGTCCGGGCGCCGTGCTGCATGAGAATGTGCACGTCGGCAATTTCGTCGAGGTGAAGGCCGCCGTCCTCGAAGCGGGCGTGAAGGCCAATCATCTGAGCTATATCGGTGACGCCAAAATCGGCGCCAGGAGCAATATTGGTGCAGGAACAATCACCTGCAATTATAATGGGTTCTCGAAGTTTTTTACGGAAGTGGGTGAGGATGCCTTCGTCGGCGTCCACTCGGCTCTGGTGGCGCCGGTGAAGATCGGCGCCGGCGCCTATATCGGAACGGGTTCCGTCATTACGCAGGATGTCCCGGCCGATGCGCTGGCGCTTGCGCGCGTACACCAGATCGAAAAGCCCGGATGGGCGGCGGCGTTTCGCGCCAAGAACAAGAAGAGCTGAAGCATGACCCCAAAAAGTTGCCGGCTTTTTGGACGAGATCATGCGTAAACATCGTCGAACTCCAAACCGAAAGACATGCGATGTGCGGAATTGTCGGCATTCTCGGGCGGGGGCCGGTTGCGAGCGGGCTTCTCGAAGCCCTGAAGCGGCTCGAATATCGCGGCTATGATTCAGCCGGCATCGCCACACTCGAAGGCGGCAAGCTGACGCGCCGCCGGGCCGAAGGCAAGCTCAAGAATCTGGAGGCGCTGCTCGCCAAGGAGCCTCTGCTCGGGCCGATCGGCATCGGCCATACCCGCTGGGCGACGCATGGCCGCCCGACCGAGAATAACGCGCATCCGCACGCGACCGACAAAGTCGCGGTCGTGCATAATGGCATTATCGAGAATTTCCGCGAATTGCGGGAGGAATTGCGGGCCAAGGGCCATAAATTCGTCACCGAAACTGACACGGAAGTCATCGCCCATCTGATCACCGATGCGATGCAGAACGGCATGAAGCCGGTCGAGGCGGTGGCCGAGAGCCTGCCGCGCCTCAAAGGCGCCTTCGCGCTGGCTCTGCTCTTTAACGGCGAAGAGGATCTTCTGATCGGCGCCCGGCAAGGCGCACCGCTCGCAGTCGGCTACGGCGATGGCGAAATCTATCTTGGCTCCGACGCGCTGGCGCTGGCGCCTTTCACCGACACGCTGACCTATCTCGAAGATGGCGATTTCGTCGTGCTGACGCGCCATTCGGCGGAGTTCCGCGATGCGCGCGGGCTGCCGGTCGAGCGGCGCAAGATCAAGACTTTGGCCTCGGCCTTCATGGTCGATAAGGGCAATTACCGCCACTTCATGGCGAAGGAAATCCACGAACAGCCGGAAGTCGTGGCGCGCACGCTGGCGCATTATCTCGATATGTCTGCCGGCCGCGTCGCCTTGCCGTTCGACTTGCCGGTCGATGCGAAAAAGCTGCAGCGCCTGACGATTGCCGGCTGCGGCACCGCCTATTTCGCCGCGCTCACCGCCAAATATTGGTTCGAGCGTTTCGCGCGGCTCGCCGTCGATGTCGAGATCGGCTCGGAGTTCCGTTATCGCGACGTGCCGCTCGAAGAGGGCGGCCTGACGATCGTCGTCTCGCAATCGGGCGAGACGGCCGATACGCTTGCCTCGCTGCGCATGGCGAAAGCCTGCGGGCAAAAGACGATCGCAGTCTGCAATGTCGCGACCTCCACCATGGCGCGCGAGGCCGATGTCGCGGCGGCAACGCTGGCGGGCCCCGAGATCGGTGTCGCCTCCACCAAGGCCTTTACCTGTCAGCTCGCCGTGCTGGCCGCGCTCGCGCTCGCTTTCGGACGCGCGCGCGGCACGTTGGACGAGGTGAATGAGGCGCGGCTCGTCTCGGAGCTGATGGCGCTGCCCGGCTTCATGGCGGAAGTGCTGAAACATGAAATGCTGGTCGAAAAGCTCGCACATGACCTCTCTAAGGTCCGCGATATTCTCTATCTCGGCCGCGGCACATCCTATCCTTTGGCGCTCGAAGGCGCGTTGAAGCTGAAAGAGCTCTCCTATGTCCATGCCGAAGGCTATGCGGCGGGCGAATTGAAACATGGGCCGATCGCGCTGATCGACGAAGACATGCCGGTGATCATCCTGGCGCCGACCGATGCCGTGCTCGACAAGACGATTTCCAATATGCAGGAGGTCGCGGCGCGAGGCGGGCGGCTGATCCTGATCTGCGATCCGCGTCAGGCGCAGGATTTTGCGAGAGACGCCGAGGCGGTAATCGTGATGCCGCTGATGCCACCCGATTTCGCCGCGCTCGTCTATGCGATCCCGGTCCAGCTCATCGCCTATCATACGGCGGTGCTTTTGGGGAAAGACGCCGATCAGCCGCGCAATCTCGCAAAGAGCGTGACGGTGGAATAGCATTCTCCGCCGTCATTGCGAGCGCAGCGAAGCAATCCAGAGCTCTAGGCCTTTGCTTTCTGGATTGCTTCGTCGCTGGACGCTCCTCGCAATGACGGTTGCAGGATCGGAGCGACGCCTGAGACAGCCTTGCGTTTACATTATGGCGAGCCAACGCAACGGCACGCTCTATACTGGCGTCACAGCCAACCTGTCGCGGCGAGCATTCGAGCATCGCGAAGGCTTGGTCAAAGGATTCACAAGCGCCTACGACTGTAAGAGGTTTGTCTGGTATGAATATTACGATTTGATGATCGATGCGATTGCGCGCGAGAAGCAGATCAAGGGTGGCAGCCGCGCCAAAAAGCTGGCGCTGATTGAAAGTTTCAACCCGGAATGGAACGATCTTTACGACTCATTGGCATAAGGGCTTCGTCATTGCACTGTCGTCATTGCGAGCGAAGCGAAGCAATCCAGAGGGCGGGACTGGATTGCTTCGTCGCTTCGCTCCTCGCAATGACGGGTGAAACGAGCATTTTTCGATGATTGTTCGGATCGCAACTTTAGTCAGAACAAGATGGCGCAGGCTGACGGCGAATTCCTGGACGCTGTCGCGCTGGTATTATCGGCATCATAAGATCGAACTTTCGGGCCGCCCTCACCATACGGTCTGGTATTTCGCCTATGGCTCGAACATGCATGAGAGCGCCTTTATCGAGCGGCGCGGCATGCGGCCGATCGAGCGGCGGCCAGGGCGCGTCAAGGGCTATCGGCTGAGATTCAATCTCGACGGCAGGCCGAAGGGCAAAGCCGCGCCGGCCAACATCTGCGCCGATCCCGAGGCGGAAGTCTGGGGCGTGCTTTATCGCATCACCGGCCGCGAGATGCTGCGCCTCAATCTATCGGAAGGGGTCCCCGGCAAGCGCTACCGGCCCGTGTGGCTCAACGCGGAAGATGGCGATGGCGGCGAGATCGCAGCCTTCACCTATGTCGCCGAGGGCAATGAGGCCGACGGCCGCCCGTCGCTGCGCTACATCACGCTCTTGCGCGAGGGGGCGCAGGCGCATGGACTGCCCGACGCATGGGTGGCGCATTTGCACAGCGTTGAGCATGCGGAGTGACCAAAAAAGCTCAAAATATGATATTCAATGAGGGGAGGAAACAGAGCTCACGTAGTTCGTAGTCTCGGTTGATCCCGAAAACAAATTCCCTAAGGGGATCGCTGATAGGTCGACATTAGATATGTCCATCATGGAATACTCAGGAGCACGCATGGGCAGCCATCGTTGCAATTCATCGCTTATCCATCGAAGATAAGCATCACGATCCGCACCCTGAATCTTGTCGGTATCTATTTCTGTGCGATTATCCATTAGATGCGATAATTGATTGTTCAGTTTCTGTATCATTCCCGCAGGAGCTTTACCGGGGATATATTCAGGGGTCGCGAAATCAGACGCTGAGTTCGTTCTTGTTTGGATGAAGAATTCGGCAAGCACACGGGTATGCAGACAGAAGTTCTCCTTCATCGCATTTAGAGCATCTTGCCGCTGCAGATGGGAAGCTCCAGCTTTTTCGAGCAGGTCATCGATTTTCATTATCAAGGCGTAAGATCCATTTAGCATGCAAATCTCATAATTGAGATGGTGTTGAATCTTGTCGATTGTGTATTTTGTCGCCATTGCACCTCGCCATTCTGAGTTTGAGCTACCGCTGCATACAGTGGGAGTTGCGCTTGCTGCGCCTTAGTTTTTAACTCCAAGTTCTTCCAGCAGCGCGTCGTTGTCTGCGATCAGCGCGGGAAGGCCATCAATCGCATCGGTCGAAGGTAAAAATCCACCATGCTGCTTTTGTACGGCGAGCAGCAAATCAATAGCGATGAGCCCAGCTTGTGCGCATTGATAGAGGTCGGCCTTGATCCATTTCTCGTCCTCAAAGTCGAAAAAACTCGTGTGAATTTCTGCTCGCGTCCCGGGCACATAATTAAAGTTATGTTGGCTATTAAAAATGTTCGCGTGAGCTGATTGGTCGTTGATCTGATTCTTAATTTGTTGGATCATTTTCGAGTGTTCTTTATATGCGTCGTCGATCCATTTGTAGGCTTTTAAAGATGCTTTTTGCGCTTCGGGCTGTTTGCTACCTTCGTAATTGAAATAAATTTCGGTGTTCTGATGGGTTAGCGCATAGGCAGCATTGACGGTTGATTCCAAAAAATAGCGCAGGTCCATTTTTGCCTGAATTCGATGAAGCCGCACCGTCGATATCAGTGATAGTGAGTGATACTTTTTCAATTGAGACAGGAAACGGATGAATATTTCGCAGTCTGTAACTGGCCACATCATGATATTTGATAGAAGAATTGTCGTGTTGTAAGCATTTACGTAGAAATTCCCGTACCGCTGCTCAGCCTCGATCACCCTTTCATGTTCTTGCATAGAGTAGATGGTGAGGCTCATTGGCTTTATTGCCGGGTTAATGGCTAAACTGCGATCTCGCGAAGTTCGTCGATCATGGCGCTAATAGCAAGCCATTCATGGCTGACATAGACACATCATGCCACGCCTCTCCGAAGACGCATTGATCGCGACGATCTTTGCCCCGCTGGCAGGGCCGGGCGCGTTGCGGCTCGAAGACGATGCCGCGCTGCTCAAAGTCGCGGCGGGCGACGAGCTTGTCCTCACCAAGGATATGCTTGTCGCGGGCGTGCATTTCTTTGCCGACGATCCGCCGGATATGATCGCCCGCAAGGCGCTGCGGGTGAATCTCTCCGATCTGGCCGCGAAAGGCGCCGAGCCGCGCGGCTTTCTGCTGGGCCTCGGCCTGCCGGGCGATTGGCAGGAGGATTGGCTGAAGGCTTTCGCCGCGGGCCTGGGCGCGGATGCCGGCACTTTCGCCATTCCGCTGCTTGGCGGTGACACGGTACGCACGCCCGGGCCTTTGACCCTCTCGATCACGGCGATGGGCACAGTGCCCGAAGGTAAGATGATCCCGCGCGGCGGTGCCAAGGCAGGCGATCATCTCTTCGTGACCGGCACGATCGGCGACGCGGCGCTTGGCCTCAAATTGCGCCAGAACGCGGAAAGCAACCGGCCCTGGATCGGCGGGCTCGACGAGACCCAGGCGGCTTATCTTCGCGACCGCTATCTCCTGCCGCAACCGCGGGTGGGACTTCGGCAAGCCCTACGCGCCTACGCCCACGCGGCCATGGATATTTCCGATGGTTTTGCCGGGGATCTCGCCAAAATGCTGCGGCTCGCGGGTCTGACAATCGAAATCGGCGCGGGGCAGGTGCCCTTGTCGGAGGCGGCCCGAGCGGCACTCGCCGCCGAGCCGCAATGCCTTTCCACAATCCTGACGGGTGGCGACGATTACGAGATCCTCTGCGCCGTCCCGCCCGAAGAAAAGGCAGGCTTTGCCGCGTCTGCCGCGGCGGCGGGCATCAAGGTGCAGGAGATCGGCATGTGCACGCCTGGGCGCGAGCCGGTCCGCATCCGGGACGCCAAGGGCGAATTGCTGTCTTTCGAGGCAGGCTCCTACCAGCATTTTTAGCGCCGATTCTATGAATATCTTGGGAGCCGACCGATCCCTCATCCTGAGGAGCTTGCGAAGCAAGCGTCTCGAAGGACGAGAGATCGGCATGTTTCTGTAGAAAAATCCTCGTCCTTCGAGACGGGTCCTCCGGACCCTCCTCAGGATGAGGATTTTCAAGCTGCATGTGGGTGGGGCCTGGTTCTGAGAGGTAGCCGCTCCAACTTGCGGGTGATTGCGAAGCGCTCCGCTTTCTGCCACATGTTGCGCGCCCAATGCGGCAATAGGTCACAAAAACAAGACACAGGGTGGAATCGATGATGGCACTTTGGCTGGTGATTGCGTGCGGACTCTTGTCGCTCGTCTATGGAATCGTCACGTCGTCCCAGCTTCTCGCGGCTGACGCGGGTTCGGCCCGCATGCGCGAAATCGCCGCCGCGATCGCCGAAGGCGCGCAAGCCTATTTGAAGCGCCAATATATCACCATCGCCCTTGTCGGCGTCGTGATCTTCATCATCCTCGGCTTTCTCTTGTCGTGGACGGTCGCGATCGGTTTTCTGATCGGCGCTCTTTTGTCGGGCGCGGCAGGCTTCATCGGCATGAATGTCTCGGTGCGTGCCAATGTCCGCACCGCGCAGGCCGCCTCGCAATCCTTGGGCGCGGGCCTCGATATTTCCTTCAAGGCGGGTGCCGTCACCGGCATGCTGGTCGCCGGCCTCGCGCTGCTTGGCGTCTCGGTTTATTATTTGATCCTCACGGGTCCGCTCAAACATGCCGGCGATAGCCGCGAAGTCATTGACGCTCTGGTGGCACTCGGCTTCGGCGCCTCGCTGATCTCGATCTTCGCGCGTCTCGGCGGCGGCATTTTCACGAAGGGCGCGGACGTGGGCGCCGATCTCGTCGGCAAGGTCGAAGCGGGCATTCCGGAAGACGATCCGCGCAACCCGGCGACCATTGCCGATAATGTCGGCGACAATGTCGGCGATTGCGCCGGCATGGCGGCCGATCTCTTCGAGACCTATGTGGTGACAGTGGTCGCGACCATGGTGCTCGCCTCGATCTTCTTCAGCGGCCAAAGCGTGCTTGCCTCCGCCATGCTCTATCCGCTGGCGATCTGCGCCACCTGTATCGTGACCTCGATCATCGGCACCTTCTTCGTGAAGCTCGGCGCCAATAATTCGATCATGGGCGCGCTTTATAAAGGCCTGATCGCCACGGGCCTGCTGTCGGTTCTGGGCGTCGCCGTTGCGACGCAATTCACGGTCGGCTGGGGCGACATCGGCACGGTCGGGACTCAGGTCATCAATGGGACGAAGCTCTTCATCAGCGGGATGGTTGGCCTCGTGATCACCGGCTGCATCGTGGTCATTACCGAATATTATACCGGCACAGGCAAGCGTCCCGTGGTGTCGATCGCGCAAGCCTCCGTCACCGGCCACGGCACCAACGTGATCCAGGGCCTCGCGGTTTCGCTCGAATCGACCGCGCTGCCCGCGCTTGTCATCGTCGGTGGCATTATCGCGACCTATCAGCTCGCGGGCCTTTTCGGCACGGCCATCGCGGTGACGACCATGCTCGGCCTCGCCGGCATGATCGTCGCGCTCGATGCCTTCGGGCCGGTGACGGATAATGCCGGCGGCATCGCCGAAATGGCGGGCCTGCCGAAAGATGTGCGCCACGCGACCGATGCGCTCGACGCGGTCGGCAATACGACGAAAGCCGTCACCAAAGGCTATGCGATCGGCTCGGCTGGCCTCGGCGCGCTCGTGCTGTTCGCGGCCTACACCAACGACATCAAACATTTCGTCGATAGCGGCGTACCTTATTTCAAAAATGTCGGCGCGGTGAATTTCGAACTCTCCAACCCTTATGTCGTCGCGGGTCTCATCTTCGGCGGCATGATCCCCTATCTCTTCGGCGGCATTGCCATGACGGCCGTCGGCCGCGCGGCGGGTTCCGTCGTCGAGGAAGTGCGGCGGCAGTTCAAGGAAAAGCCCGGCATCATGCAGGGCCTGGACCGGCCCGATTACGGCCGCGCCGTCGACATGCTGACCAAGGCGGCGATCAAGGAAATGATCATTCCGTCGCTTCTGCCGGTGCTGGCGCCGCTCGTCGTCTATTTCGGCGTGCTGCTGATCTCGGGCTCGAAGGCGTCGGCCTTCGCGGCGCTCGGCGCCTCGCTGCTCGGCGTCATCGTCAACGGCCTGTTCGTGGCGATCTCGATGACGTCGGGCGGCGGCGCCTGGGACAATGCCAAGAAAAGCTTCGAGGACGGCTTCATCGATAAGGACGGCGTCAAGCACTATAAGGGCGGCGAGGCCCACAAAGCCTCCGTCACCGGCGATACGGTCGGCGATCCTTACAAGGATACGGCGGGACCTGCCGTGAACCCGGCCATCAAGATCACCAATATTGTCGCGCTGCTGCTCTTGGCCGTTTTGGCGCACTGACAAGCAAGAGATTCACGTGCTATAGGCGAAGCCGCCCGCTCTTCCCATATAGAGCGGGCTGGCTTTGCTATACGGCCTTCTTGCAGTTAAGGGTGACGCCCTCGTCCTTCGAGACGTTTGCTTCGCAAGCTCCTCAGGATGGGGGCTTTGAAAGGCCCTTGCCGAGGCCCTCGTGCTTCGAGACGGCGCCGAAAGGCGCCGTCTCGAAGCACGAGGGCGGTAGGAAGAAAAGTTGCCGCAGGCTACAATGAAACCCGAAGCTTACGCCGATGGTCTCGGCGAGTGAGCACAAGGAGACAGATATGATATCCGTGACCTTTCCGGACGGCGCGTCGCGCCCTTTCGAGCCTGGGATCAGCGGGTTCGAGATCGCCCAAAGCATCTCGCCCTCGCTTGCCAAGAAAACTCTTGCCATGGCGGTCGACGGCAAGCTGACCGATCTCACCGACAGACTTTCGAACGACGCCAAGGTCGAATTCGTGACCCGCGAGGACCCGCGTGGGCTCGAATTGATCCGCCACGATGCCGCGCATGTGATGGCCGAAGCGGTCCAATCGCTTTACCCCGGCACGCAGGTGACGATCGGCCCGGTGATCGAAAACGGCTTCTATTACGATTTCTATCGCGAGCAGCCTTTTACGCCGGAAGATTTCGCGGCCATCGAAAAGAAGATGGCGGAGATCGTCGCCAAGGATTCGCCTTTCACCAAGGAAATCTGGACGCGCGATCAGGCAAAATCCTGGTTCGAAAAACATGGCGAGGCCTTCAAGGTCGAGCTCGTCGATTCCATTCCGGGCGACGAGGATCTGAAGATCTATCGGCAGGGCGATTGGCTCGATCTCTGCCGCGGCCCGCATCTGCCGTCGACCGGCAAGGTCGGCACGGCCTTCAAGATCATGAAGGTTGCCGGTGCCTATTGGCGCGGCGATTCAACCAAGCCCATGCTCCAGCGCATCTATGCGACGGCCTTCGCCTCGCAGAAGGAACTCGACGCCTACCTGAAAATGCTCGAGGAGGCCGAGAAGCGCGACCATCGCCGCCTCGGCCGGGAGATGGATCTCTTCCATTTCCAGGAGGAGGGGCCGGGCACGGTCTTCTGGCATCCAAAAGGCTGGACGCTCTTCCAGACGCTCATCTCTTACATGCGGCGGCGTCAGCAGGCCGAAGGCTACGTCGAGGTCAATACCCCGCAAGTGCTCGACCGCGCTTTGTGGGAGACGTCCGGCCATTGGCAGACCTATCGCGAGAACATGTTCATCACCCAGACGGAGGATGAGCGCGTCTTCGCGTTGAAACCGATGAATTGCCCTGGCCATGTGCAGATCTTCAAGAACGGCTTGAAGTCCTATCGCGATCTGCCGTTGAAGATCGCCGAATTCGGTATCGTACATCGCTACGAGCCGTCGGGTGCGATCCACGGCATCATGCGCGTGCGCGCCTTCACGCAGGACGATGCGCATATTTTCTGCACCGAGGATCAGATCCGCGAAGAAGCGCTGAAGGTCAATGAACTCATCCTGTCGATCTATCAGGATTTCGGCTTTACCGATGTCGTCGTGAAACTTTCGACGCGGCCCGAGAAGCGCGTCGGCTCGGATGAGGCTTGGGATAAGGCCGAAGCTGCCTTGATGACGATCCTCGACGAGTTGAAAGCGCAAGGCTTGAAGACCGGCATCAATCCGGGCGAAGGCGCCTTCTATGGGCCGAAGCTCGAATATACGTTGCGCGACGCGATCGGCCGCGAATGGCAATGCGGCACGACCCAGGTCGATTTCAATCTGCCGGGCCGCTTCGGCGCCTTCTATATCGCGGCGAATAGCGAGAAGACGACGCCGGTCATGATTCATCGCGCCATGTTCGGCTCGCTCGAGCGCTTCACCGGCATTCTGATCGAGCATTATGCCGGTCATCTGCCGCTCTGGCTGTCGCCGGTGCAGGCGGTCGTCGCCACGATCACCAAAGAGGGTGACGATTATGCCTTCGAGGTGATGGCGGCGGCGCGCAAGCTCGGCCTCAAGGTCGAGGGCGATCTCTCGAACGAGAAGATCAACTATAAGGTGCGCGAGCACTCGCTTGCCAAGGTGCCGGTACTGCTCGTCGTCGGCAAGAAGGAGGCGGCGGAGCGTACGGTTTCGATCCGTCGGCTCGGCTCGCAGGAGCAGAAGACGATGGGCCTCGACGAGGCTTTGGCGGCGCTCGCCGAAGAGGCGCGCGCGCCTGATGTGGTGAGGGCTGGCTGAACGATCGTGAGGCGATCGCCGTTGTGCGGCGATCGCTTTGGTCTTACGCGAAGACGACTCCGCCCGATGGCGTGGCATAGACCCATTGCGCCGGCGTCGCGGCGCTTTTCAAAATATATTGCCAAGCGGCATTGTCGCTGCGCTCGACGATGATCTCGGTCCCCGGCCAATCTTTTGTGCGCGCTATATGGCCTGTGGGAATGCGGTAGACCGCATGGTTCGCCAGCTTCGCTATGCCGTCGGCGCTCATTTCGACCAATGTCGTTTGAACCATTTAACGCTCCTTCCGATTGGACTTTGCCCGCCATCATTGCGCCCGAGGATAGGGGA
The Methyloferula stellata AR4 DNA segment above includes these coding regions:
- the thiL gene encoding thiamine-phosphate kinase, with product MPRLSEDALIATIFAPLAGPGALRLEDDAALLKVAAGDELVLTKDMLVAGVHFFADDPPDMIARKALRVNLSDLAAKGAEPRGFLLGLGLPGDWQEDWLKAFAAGLGADAGTFAIPLLGGDTVRTPGPLTLSITAMGTVPEGKMIPRGGAKAGDHLFVTGTIGDAALGLKLRQNAESNRPWIGGLDETQAAYLRDRYLLPQPRVGLRQALRAYAHAAMDISDGFAGDLAKMLRLAGLTIEIGAGQVPLSEAARAALAAEPQCLSTILTGGDDYEILCAVPPEEKAGFAASAAAAGIKVQEIGMCTPGREPVRIRDAKGELLSFEAGSYQHF
- a CDS encoding sodium-translocating pyrophosphatase; translation: MMALWLVIACGLLSLVYGIVTSSQLLAADAGSARMREIAAAIAEGAQAYLKRQYITIALVGVVIFIILGFLLSWTVAIGFLIGALLSGAAGFIGMNVSVRANVRTAQAASQSLGAGLDISFKAGAVTGMLVAGLALLGVSVYYLILTGPLKHAGDSREVIDALVALGFGASLISIFARLGGGIFTKGADVGADLVGKVEAGIPEDDPRNPATIADNVGDNVGDCAGMAADLFETYVVTVVATMVLASIFFSGQSVLASAMLYPLAICATCIVTSIIGTFFVKLGANNSIMGALYKGLIATGLLSVLGVAVATQFTVGWGDIGTVGTQVINGTKLFISGMVGLVITGCIVVITEYYTGTGKRPVVSIAQASVTGHGTNVIQGLAVSLESTALPALVIVGGIIATYQLAGLFGTAIAVTTMLGLAGMIVALDAFGPVTDNAGGIAEMAGLPKDVRHATDALDAVGNTTKAVTKGYAIGSAGLGALVLFAAYTNDIKHFVDSGVPYFKNVGAVNFELSNPYVVAGLIFGGMIPYLFGGIAMTAVGRAAGSVVEEVRRQFKEKPGIMQGLDRPDYGRAVDMLTKAAIKEMIIPSLLPVLAPLVVYFGVLLISGSKASAFAALGASLLGVIVNGLFVAISMTSGGGAWDNAKKSFEDGFIDKDGVKHYKGGEAHKASVTGDTVGDPYKDTAGPAVNPAIKITNIVALLLLAVLAH
- the thrS gene encoding threonine--tRNA ligase encodes the protein MISVTFPDGASRPFEPGISGFEIAQSISPSLAKKTLAMAVDGKLTDLTDRLSNDAKVEFVTREDPRGLELIRHDAAHVMAEAVQSLYPGTQVTIGPVIENGFYYDFYREQPFTPEDFAAIEKKMAEIVAKDSPFTKEIWTRDQAKSWFEKHGEAFKVELVDSIPGDEDLKIYRQGDWLDLCRGPHLPSTGKVGTAFKIMKVAGAYWRGDSTKPMLQRIYATAFASQKELDAYLKMLEEAEKRDHRRLGREMDLFHFQEEGPGTVFWHPKGWTLFQTLISYMRRRQQAEGYVEVNTPQVLDRALWETSGHWQTYRENMFITQTEDERVFALKPMNCPGHVQIFKNGLKSYRDLPLKIAEFGIVHRYEPSGAIHGIMRVRAFTQDDAHIFCTEDQIREEALKVNELILSIYQDFGFTDVVVKLSTRPEKRVGSDEAWDKAEAALMTILDELKAQGLKTGINPGEGAFYGPKLEYTLRDAIGREWQCGTTQVDFNLPGRFGAFYIAANSEKTTPVMIHRAMFGSLERFTGILIEHYAGHLPLWLSPVQAVVATITKEGDDYAFEVMAAARKLGLKVEGDLSNEKINYKVREHSLAKVPVLLVVGKKEAAERTVSIRRLGSQEQKTMGLDEALAALAEEARAPDVVRAG